In Dethiosulfovibrio russensis, the genomic window AGCGACCAAGACGAGAGAGGTTCTGGTCGCCGACAGTTTCGAGCTTCAGAGGGACGAGCAGGGCAACCCGGTAAAGAAAGGGGTGGCCGTTTTCGAGCCCTACGGCGAGGTCGGGCTTCTCAACTACGTGTTCGAGGGTTTCGTCTCCGGAAGCAAGTGGGGATCTGCCGTCGGAGTGATGGCTTTTATCCTGGTCATAGGTGGAGCTTTCGGAATAATAATAAGGACCGGGGCGGTCGAAGCTGGAATTCTCCACGTCTTGAGCAAGTTCAAGGGCATGGAGAGGGCGATCATCCCGGTCATGTTCGTCCTCTTCTCTCTGGGAGGAGCCATCTTCGGTATGGGAGAGGAGGCCATTCCCTTCGTCCTGATACTGGCTCCCGTCTGCGTGGCTCTGGGATACGACGCCATCACCGCTGTGATGATAACCTACGTTGCCACCCAGATAGGCTTCGCCACCTCATGGATGAATCCCTTCAGCGTCGCCATAGCCCAGGGGATCTCCGGCATTCCGGTGCTCTCCGGAGCGGGGTTCCGCATGGCCATGTGGGCAGGCTTCACCCTGGTGGGAATATTCTACACCATGAGGTACGCAGAGAAGGTCAAGGCAGATCCGACGTCGTCTCTCTGCTACGAGACAGACTCGTATTTCCGGGAAAACGTGGAAAAAGGCAAGGAGGTCGAGAGCCATTTCGGCCTGGGACATATGCTGGTGGTACTGGCCCTTTTTGCAGGAATAGCCTGGGTGATATGGGGAGTCATGACCAACGGCTACTACATTCCGGAGATAGCCACACAGTTTTTCGTGGTCGGACTGGTCTCGGGGATTATAGGGGCTCTGTTCAAACTTAACGACATGGGGGTAAACGATATCGCGGTCAGCTTCAGAGAGGGAGCCAAAGACCTTCTGGGAGCCGCCATGGTCGTGGGCATGGCGAAGGGGATAGTCCTAGTTCTGGGAGGAGATACACCGACGGATCCGACGGTTCTAAATACTATACTGAACTCGGCCGGAAACGCCATAAGCTCGTTCAACACGGCGGTATCGGGATGGCTTATGTATCTTTTCCAATCCGTATTCAACTTTTTCGTCGTCTCCGGTTCGGGCCAGGCAGCCTTGACCATGCCTCTTATGGCCCCTCTGTCGGATCTGGCCGGAGTCACCAGACAGGTTGCGGTATTGGCCTTCCAGCTAGGCGACGGCTTCACCAACCTGATAGTTCCAACCTCGGGCTGTCTCATAGCCTGCTTAGGTGCCGCCAGGATCGATTGGGGAACCTGGGCCAGGTTTCAGATCAAGTTCCAGGCTATTTTGTTCGTCCTGGCCTCTCTGGTAGTGGTCGGGGCCGTCTTGACCGGTTTAAACTAGGACAACTCGAATATATGAGGCGATCCTCCCTGAAATCAATTTATAGGGAGAGGACACAGTATGCAATCTATGCTGTCAATATGACATTACCAATGACACACCATAAAAATAGAGACGGGGATGTTCACCCCGTCTCTATTTAGTTTAGTCCATATTTGAGACGAATTTATCGAGAAAAAACGAGCAGTTCTGCATGAAGTTTCTGAGTCGCTGCATCGTAATTCCTCCGTCCAGGTCAATGTCCAGCTCCAGATGAGGATCTCCGTCGCCGTCCAGGTATGCCTTGGCCAGACGCCATTCCGAGTTCCACCGATTGACGTCGCCCATGGTCATGCCGGTATCGCTCCATCCACAGTGGAATTGAACGGAAGAACCATCGTCGTAAAGAAATACCTGTACCGTGAGCCCATTCAGTTTAAATTGACAGGTTTCATCGTTTTCGACCTCAGGTCGATAACCTTCATCGGCCAAAAAATCTCGAAGTTCCCACACGGACATCTTCTCCACCAGGGTCGTCGAATCGGCAAAAGCGACGGAACAGGCCGACACACACAGGATAACCACAGCTAACATACAGACAAACTTCTTCATGAACACACTACCTTTCTGCCCCTCTCAGGGCTAAAAAATCATTCTAAAAACTCATCGCGAAACTTCAGTGCTGGCTCGTACCGTCCGTTTATGGAAAGAGCCCTCTCTATCCATCGCCTGGCCTTCTCCTCGTCTCCCGCTTTATAGGCCGATCTGGCTGCCCATAGGGCGGCAAGGTAGTTTCCGCTATAAAAATCCAACCCTTTTGCAAAGGCGCTAAACGCTTCTTCGTATTTACCGGAGGAATACTTTGCATACCCTTCTCTGTGTATTATCCCCAATACGTTTTTCAGTCCCCCGTCTATAGGATAGGTCGAGAGAACGTCGCTCTGATCGGATCGATCTGGATCGACCCCCTCCACCTGGATAATTTTCGGGCGAGGAATAGAGGCTTTCGGCAAATCGGCTTTCTTTTTTATGATACCGCTTTCCTCCCAGCGTCTGGCCTGAGCGGCAAGTCTGGTCATCCTTCGCTCCGTAGGAGGGTGTGAGTTGAAGCCGCTGGGAGAGGTCACCAATCCATCGTCGGCCATCCTTTTTATGGCGTTGTAAAGTGACCAGGCCGAGTATCCCGCCTTATACGAATATTCCACTCCGGCGTCGTCGGCCTCCACCTCCTGCTCTCTACTGTACCCCTGAACCGCCAGAGTGGCTCCTATACCTATGGCAATGTCTCCCGTGTCGCTGTCCAGAAGCTCGCTCAGCACTGCGGCAAGAATGCCTATACCAGCGTTGCGTTTCTGACCCGATTCCAGGTGACCGTGCATTCCGTGACCGATCTCGTGGGCGATGACCCCGGCGATCTGATCCTCCGTGTTCATGATGTCCAACAGACCCTGGAACACCACTATTTTGTACTTGCCGTCCTCCATGGTTATATAGGCGTTGGTCTCGTCCTTGTCCTCAAGATGAAGAGAGGCCTCGAAACCGGTGGTCTTGGACAGTCTGTCCCAGGCCCTCTCCATGGCCGCATTGGAAACCTTTGCATCCGAAGCCTCTACGGTCAGCAGCAGAACCAGACTCGAAAGGACCCACAAGGACCATTTTTTGAGATTTATTTTTTTCGTCTTCATGACATCATCCTCCGAATTCATCGCTTGAATCGATAAAAGGATATCAGAGAAAGAACTTCTGGCCTAGTCTCTCAGGACGAACGCAAATGTTTTTCATAGTATGATATATTGCATTAGCCACGTAATATAAAGCCGACGAGCGAGGGAGGAAAAAATGGATATCGAACAAATCATGGCGGAATCAAAATCAAAACGAAGAGAGGCCCTTGATATTCTCTCCACCCTGGAACTCCTGGATATTTGGGGAAAATACGGCAGGCCCGTTCTGGTCGGAGCCGTGGCTTACGATCTGGTGCTCGATTGCGACATAGACATGGAGATCTACTGTCCCACCCTTAAAATCGAGGACGGATTCGAGGTCTTTTCCCGCCTTTGCGGCAAGAAAAGCGACCTCGTCAAGGGATGCTCCTTTCAAAACCACCTGGAAGGGCCGGACGGAGCCCTCTATTGGAAGCTGTCGATAGTCAAAGACGGAATTCCCTGGAAGGTGGACATGTGGTCGGCACCGGAGGATTACCCTCTTCCCAGAAGCGAACACTTCGTAAAACCCATGATAGAGGCCTTGACCGACGAGACCAGAGAGGCCATTCTGTATCTAAAGTGGCACAGACGGATGGACCCGGAGATAGAATGTCCCTCCATAGATCTCTACCGAGCGGTCATGAAGGGAGGGGTCAGGACTCCCTCGGATCTGAAATCCTGGCTGAGGGAAAACAAAACGGGAGAGCTATCCTCATGGATCCCAGGCCACAACGACTGATAAGGAGGAAGAAAGTATGAAGAAAAATATAGTGAATCTGGCGGAAAATCTGATGGCTAAATCGGAGGTGGTCACCTTGGCCTCCGTCAACGAGGACGGCTTTCCCCGCATCTGCGCCATGGCCAACGTAAAATCGGAGGGGATAAAGACGATCTGGATGGCCACAGGAACTCACTCCAAGAAAACCGCCCATTTTCTAAAAAACCCGAAAGCCAGCGTCTGCACCTACTCCGGAGGAGACAGCCTGACGCTTGTCGGAAACATATCGGTGATCTCCGACAAGGAGATAAAGCACGACCTGTGGCAGGACTGGTTCATAGAGCACTTCCCCAAGGGAGAGGACGACCCGGAATACTGCGTCCTGAAGTTCGAGGCCAAAGAGGCCACGATCTACATAGACGAGATCTTCGAGACTGTCTCAGTCTGAAAAAGCTCCGACATAAAAGCCCCCGACCGTAAACGGTCGGGGGCTACGGTTTTAAACGCCTTTTTCGGGAACGACACCCTTCATGGAGATTGCTAGCCCCCTGTCCAGAAGGGTTTTCACGACCGCTCTTCCTATGACCCTGGCTCCCAGGGCCAGGGCTTGGTGGGCCTCGGCCTTTGTCACCGAGTCGGCGAAATCCACCGTATGGAGGGCATACCGCTCCGGCGTTATGGCGAGCAGAGGCTGAAGGGTCGGGCACCTGCGGGAGACGTTGCCGACGTCGGTGGATCCGGTAGGGGCCGCAGGAGGATCGAAGGAAACGCCAAGCTCGTCGTATATCTCTCCTATCATGGCCTCTCCCGGAGGATTGGGAACCATGTCGTCGAAGCTGGACTCGAACGTTTCCCAGGAAACCTCCGTTCCCGTGGCCAAAGCGGCCCCTCTGGCGCAATCCATGCAGCGGGAGGTCAGCCCGTCGAGATAGATCCGCTCCGGAGCCCTGAACTCGAAGCGGCAGACGGCCCTGTCCGGAACTATGTTCGGCGCCTCGCCTCCGTCGTCGACTACTCCGTGAATCCTGGCCTCCGGTATGGAATGTTGCCTGAGCATATCCACCGCGTGGAACATGAGCTGAACCCCGTTGAGGGCGTTTTTGCCTTCCCAGGGAGCACCTGCGGCGTGAGAGGCTTTTCCCGTAAAGGTGAAACGGTATCCGTCCATAGCCAGTGAACGGAAGGCGGTGGTGTTGATTCCTCCGGAAGAGTGGATCATCAGGGCCAGATCGTAGCCGTCGAACAGCCCGGCCTTAGACATGGAGCACTTAGCGCCGTCGGTCTCCTCCGCCGGGGTCCCCACAACGTGCACCGCCCCTCCCAGAGATTCCACGATCTCCGACAGAGCCAGACCGGCCAGGACCGACATGGATCCGTGAACGCAGTGGCCGCAGCCGTGTCCCAGACCGGGAAGAGCATCGCACTCGACCATTATCGCAACCTTCGGACCGTCCTCGTTCCCTCTGGAGGCCTTGAACGCCGTGGACAGACCGCCGTAAGGTCGCTCCACAGAGAAGCCCTCTCGAGACAGAAGGGCGACTATCCTATCGGTAGCCTCGAACTCCTCTCCGGAAAGCTCCGGGTTGGCTGCCATCCAGTCCGACAGAGCCACGGCTTCGCCTAGAAACCTCTCTACTCCTTCGTCCAGCCTGAAACAGGCCTGCCCATAGTCCATTAAAGACACAGCATCATACCCCCAAGGCCACTGCGGCAGCTATGAAAAAGCCCTGAAAGGCCACTGCGATCAGAAAGAAGGGCAGAAAGAATCGATACCACTTCTCCAGCGGAACGTGGGCTATGGCGCACATGATAGGGATGAGCGCCGTCGGCCAGAGCAGGTTGGAAAGCCCGTCGCCGAACTGGAAGGCCAGAACCGCCACCTGACGGCTGATCCCCAGAACGTCCGAGAGGGGAGCCATTATTGGCATGGTTACCACAGCCTGGCCGCTTCCAGAGGGAATCAAAAAGTTTATCACGTTCTGAACCGCCAGCATCCCCTCGGCGGCCAGCCATCGGGGCAGATCCTGAAGGGGAAGGGAGAGGTAGTAAACCACCGTGTCCACGATGTGCCCCTCTCTCATGACCACCAAAACTCCTCTGGAGAGGCCGATTATCATACATCCGAAAACGATGTCCCTGAGTCCCTTGACGTAGACGTCGGCCAGCCTGTTCGGGTTGAAGCCGCCTATAAGGCCGGAAAGGATCCCCATAACTATGAAGAGCCCGGCCAGCTCGTTGAAGTACCACCCCTTCTGAGTCACCCCCCAGATCAGTACGACGATCGACGCCACCACGACGCCGCACACCGCCCTGGTCCTGGCGGTGAAGGGAGTTTTTACCAGTTCGTCGTGATCCAGCTGTAGATCCCCCATATCTATGCCGACCATGTAGCTTTTAGCGGGGTCTTTCTTGATCTTCCTGGCGTAACGGAGTATCCACCAACACACCAAAGTCTCCATGACGAACCATGTGACCAGACGGAAGGCCCATCCGGACAGCAGAGGTATGCCTGCGAAGTTCTGTGCCAGAATGACGGTGAAGGGGTTCATCACCGCCGCTGTGTAGCCTATCCCCACGGCCATGCCGATGGTGGCCAATCCTACTATGGCGTCGTATCCCATCGCTATGGACATCCCTACGAAAAGGGGAAGGAAGCCGAAGGTCTCCTCGAACATGCCGAACACGGAGGCCGCCATGCCGAAGATGTAGACGAAAGCCACTAATATATAGTCGCTCTTGCCCTTGAACAGACGGAGCATCCACCCTATGAAGGCGTTTAGGGCCTTGGTCTCCAGAACGACGAACCAAGAAGCGTAGGCCAGAAAGACGAAGAAGAACACCTCGGCGGCGTCGACCAGCCCCTTCTGTATGGCTATGAAGGTCTGAAACGGACCTACCGGGGTGGAGGCTATCTCCTTGAACGACCCGGGGACGACTACGGTCCTGTGGATGGTCTCGTTCATCTCCCTGGTGAACTCCCCTGCCGGGAGGATCCAGCTACCCACCGCCGCCAGTATGGTCAGAGAGACCAGCAGCACGTAGACGTGCGGTACCGACAGCTTCCTTTTCTTCGGATTACTTGCGGCGTTGTTGCTTTGAGACGACATACGACTACCTCCTTGAGTTTATTCGAGACCCGACCTCTCTTTCACGCTAAATCGACTACGAGGTCAAGAGGCGTTTCGCTAAATCGATCACACAAGGGATAATACCACAGGAACGACGAAAAAACGGCCTCCCCGGAAAAATCCGAGAAAGGCCGTTCGCCCTTTCGATAAGTGCGATTCTGAAATCAGAGGAGATCTTCGTCGGGAGTGACCATTATCTTGACGTGCTTCTTCTTCTCCGGTCCGGTAAGAGCTCCGAATCCCTCGTCCACGATGTCGTCCAGGCCTATCTTCTTGGTTATAAGCCCGGTGGTATCGATCCTTCCGTCCGACAGAAGCCTTATCACCGCCGGAAACTGATGCTGGTAGACTATGGTTCCGACCAGCTTCTTCTCGGTCAGCACGATCGAATTGGGATCAAAGGAGATCGGCTTTTCCCATATGCTGGTCACCACCACGGTTCCGGCATAATGAACGGAATCCAACGCAAGCTTCAACCCTTGTTCGGCCCCGGTGGTCTCGAAAGCCACGTCGACGCCGATCCCTCCGGTGAGGGAACGGATTTCCTCGGCAACGTCGCACTCGTTGGGGTCCAACACCCTGTCGGCACCGTGCTTCAAGGCATACTCCTGGCGTATGGACTTTCTCTGCATCACGAAGATTTTTTTCGCCCCGGCGGCCTTTAGCATCTCTATGGTGCAAAGACCGATAGGGCCGGCACCGAGGACCAGAGCGGTCTGTCCTATTTTGAAGTCACCCTGGACCAGAGAATGAAGGGCCACTGCCATAGGCTCGACCAAAGCGGCGTCCTCGTAGGAAAGGGAGTCCGGAATTGGGTGGACGAACTCCTCGAAGAAGACGGTGTAATCGGCAAAACCGCCCCCTCCGCCGCACAGACCGTGGAAACCGAGTCTGGAGCAGAGGTTGTACTTGCCCTCCCTACAGGCGGGACACATATCGTCCTTGGCCGCAGGGGAACATACCCTCATGGGCTCCACCACTACCCTGTCGCCTACCGATACCTTGGTGACCCCCTGGCCTACCTCTACGACCTCCCCGGAGAACTCGTGTCCCAATATGACCGGGGCCTTCTCACCGCTGAGAGGATGGGGCTGTTCCGCAGGTATGAATATGGGACCGCCCAGGTATTCGTGCAGGTCCGAACCGCAGATTCCACACCATTTCACCTTGACCTTGACCGTGCCGGGAGCCGCCACCGGCTCCTTCGTCTCGACGACTCTGACGTCGTTTCTTCCATACCACATGGCTGCCTTCATTCTCTCGTCCCCCTTGTATTCTTTATACAGTATTTATGGGACGCACGTTACCACTTTCACTATAAAAGTCAAGGGGATCAGGAAGCCTTTTTACCGTTCAATCTGAGGAGGATCTCCTTAGCAACCTTTTCGCCGGAAAGAAGCATTCCCCCGAAGATCGGTCCCATTCGGGGACCTCCAAAAACGGCGTTGGCGCTCATTCCCGCGACGAACAGACCGGGGTAGACCTCTTTTGTGTTATCCACGGTCAGTTTTTCCGCCCTCTCGCACCAAAGAGACTTCTCTCCCTCCACCTTGCCGGTTTCCGTCAATAGCCTTCCCGGCACCTTTTTCTCCACGGTAGAGGTCACGTTGGAGTCGTGTCCCGTGGCGTCGATGATGAAATCGCTTCTAACAGCCAATGGATCGACCAGAAGGCCGGAAGCCTCGACTGTGGACCAGTTGATCACCAACCCTATAACCCGGTCCTCTCTCATCACCACGTCCTCCGCAACCATACCGTTGAACACAGTGACCCCGGCCCTGACGGCCGAGGAGATCAGGGTGGAGACGGCCTCCACAGACCCGGCGGTGTAGTATCCCGGTTCGAACTCCCTGAGGGAGACCCCCAGATCGTCCAGTATTCTCGCACCTTCGGACTGCACTACTATCTCGTTGAAAAGCATGCCGCCGCCCCACATACCTCCCCCCAGGCTTAACCGCCTGTCGAAGAGGGATACCTTTACCCCCGCGTCGGCCAAGACGTACCCCGCCACCAAGCCGGCCGGGCCACCTCCAACTATGACCACGTCGTTTTCCAGATGATCCGTAAGCCTCTCGAAAAAACGGCTTACGATGGCCTTGGAAATAACCCTCTCGTCCAATTCCATGATACCCTCTCCTTTTTAGTGATTTTTTCGGAAAGACAGGAAAAAAGACGTCGCCTCCCAAGCTAGAGGAGGCGACGTGGACGTCTGAGATGAGATATCCTATTACTCTTCTTCCTGCGCCGGCATTACCCGGTGTCGTCGAACGAGACGACAGCGTGATCACACGCTCAGGTTCGAAGGGTCTACGGGTTCCCCCGTACTCTCAGCCCCAGACTCAGGAGCTCCCCTGTTTCTCTTACGAAACAGTATAATCACTTTATTTTCTTTGTCCATAGCTGTGGCACGTTTTCACCAAACCGTTGCAAAAAGGCTCCCGGCGGTGTATTCTCTTGTGGATTTGTTTTACTCAACAAACTAATTTCGGAGGTGACTAGATGCATATATCGGAAGGAGTTCTGTCCGTTCCCATACTGGTTGCGGGAGCCGCCCTGACGGTGGGCTTCACCGCCCAGGGACTGAGGTCCATGAAGGCGGAGGACGTACCTGCCACGGGAATCGTCTCGGCGGGGCTATTCGTAGCGTCGCTCATACACGTATCCCTGGGTCCGTCCAGCGTGCATTTGCTGTTGAACGGCATTTCCGGGGCCATTCTTGGATGGGCGATCTTCCCGGCCTGCGTGGTGGCCCTGTTCCTCCAGGCCCTGCTGTTCCAGTTCGGAGGGTTGGCGGTACTGGGAGTCAACGTTATGGACATGGCCTTTCCAGGGCTGATCTTCGGGGCTCTGTTCAGGATGCTCTTCGTATCCAGAGGAAAATGGGCTCTGCTGCTGGGCGGTTTTCTGTGCAGCGCAGGAGGGGTCATTCTGACGGCCCTCATGACGGCGGGAGTGCTGGCACTGAACGGCGAGGGCTTCATGGCGGCGGCAAAACTGATAGTATGGGCTCATATCCCGGTAGCCCTGATAGAGGGCTTCGTAGGTGCCATGGCGGTGCTCTTCCTGGCCAAGGTTCGACCGGGCATGATCGGAAGAAAGCAGGGTGAACTTCTATGAAAAAGATAGCGGCTACTTTGGCGTTGATGGTCCTTCTGGTGTCCCCGGCCTGGGCCCACAAGGTATGTATGCTCTCCTCCTTCGAGGGCGATTCGATAACGGGAGAGGCCTACTTCTCCACGGGAGACCCGATCGTTGGCAGCCCCGTAACGGTGGAGTCCAACGGAGAGGAGATCGGACAGGGCAAGACCGACGAGAACGGGGCCTTTTCAATAACCATACCGAAGGGAGTCCTTTCCGCCAAGGTCACCATAAACGCAGGCATGGGACACGTAGCCCACGAGGAGATAGCCAGAGAGGGAGCTCCGGAGCCATCGACAGCCACGGAGCCACAGGCCCAGACGACCGCCGAAACATCCGTTCCGGCCGTTTCGCTGGAGGACGTAAAAAAGGCGGTGGCCTCCGAGATATCGCCGGTGAAGAAGATGGTCATGGATATGGAGAGGGCTCAGTCAAAACCGGACATGCCGAAGATATTGGGAGGCATAGGCTACATAATCGGGATAG contains:
- a CDS encoding amidohydrolase, with product MDYGQACFRLDEGVERFLGEAVALSDWMAANPELSGEEFEATDRIVALLSREGFSVERPYGGLSTAFKASRGNEDGPKVAIMVECDALPGLGHGCGHCVHGSMSVLAGLALSEIVESLGGAVHVVGTPAEETDGAKCSMSKAGLFDGYDLALMIHSSGGINTTAFRSLAMDGYRFTFTGKASHAAGAPWEGKNALNGVQLMFHAVDMLRQHSIPEARIHGVVDDGGEAPNIVPDRAVCRFEFRAPERIYLDGLTSRCMDCARGAALATGTEVSWETFESSFDDMVPNPPGEAMIGEIYDELGVSFDPPAAPTGSTDVGNVSRRCPTLQPLLAITPERYALHTVDFADSVTKAEAHQALALGARVIGRAVVKTLLDRGLAISMKGVVPEKGV
- the yfcC gene encoding putative basic amino acid antiporter YfcC, producing the protein MSSKKDPSRKTMRLPDTYVIIFFVVLLAAVLTYTVPVGTYKTQEITYEMDGATKTREVLVADSFELQRDEQGNPVKKGVAVFEPYGEVGLLNYVFEGFVSGSKWGSAVGVMAFILVIGGAFGIIIRTGAVEAGILHVLSKFKGMERAIIPVMFVLFSLGGAIFGMGEEAIPFVLILAPVCVALGYDAITAVMITYVATQIGFATSWMNPFSVAIAQGISGIPVLSGAGFRMAMWAGFTLVGIFYTMRYAEKVKADPTSSLCYETDSYFRENVEKGKEVESHFGLGHMLVVLALFAGIAWVIWGVMTNGYYIPEIATQFFVVGLVSGIIGALFKLNDMGVNDIAVSFREGAKDLLGAAMVVGMAKGIVLVLGGDTPTDPTVLNTILNSAGNAISSFNTAVSGWLMYLFQSVFNFFVVSGSGQAALTMPLMAPLSDLAGVTRQVAVLAFQLGDGFTNLIVPTSGCLIACLGAARIDWGTWARFQIKFQAILFVLASLVVVGAVLTGLN
- a CDS encoding sulfide-dependent adenosine diphosphate thiazole synthase, producing MELDERVISKAIVSRFFERLTDHLENDVVIVGGGPAGLVAGYVLADAGVKVSLFDRRLSLGGGMWGGGMLFNEIVVQSEGARILDDLGVSLREFEPGYYTAGSVEAVSTLISSAVRAGVTVFNGMVAEDVVMREDRVIGLVINWSTVEASGLLVDPLAVRSDFIIDATGHDSNVTSTVEKKVPGRLLTETGKVEGEKSLWCERAEKLTVDNTKEVYPGLFVAGMSANAVFGGPRMGPIFGGMLLSGEKVAKEILLRLNGKKAS
- a CDS encoding pyridoxamine 5'-phosphate oxidase family protein — its product is MKKNIVNLAENLMAKSEVVTLASVNEDGFPRICAMANVKSEGIKTIWMATGTHSKKTAHFLKNPKASVCTYSGGDSLTLVGNISVISDKEIKHDLWQDWFIEHFPKGEDDPEYCVLKFEAKEATIYIDEIFETVSV
- a CDS encoding 2,3-butanediol dehydrogenase yields the protein MKAAMWYGRNDVRVVETKEPVAAPGTVKVKVKWCGICGSDLHEYLGGPIFIPAEQPHPLSGEKAPVILGHEFSGEVVEVGQGVTKVSVGDRVVVEPMRVCSPAAKDDMCPACREGKYNLCSRLGFHGLCGGGGGFADYTVFFEEFVHPIPDSLSYEDAALVEPMAVALHSLVQGDFKIGQTALVLGAGPIGLCTIEMLKAAGAKKIFVMQRKSIRQEYALKHGADRVLDPNECDVAEEIRSLTGGIGVDVAFETTGAEQGLKLALDSVHYAGTVVVTSIWEKPISFDPNSIVLTEKKLVGTIVYQHQFPAVIRLLSDGRIDTTGLITKKIGLDDIVDEGFGALTGPEKKKHVKIMVTPDEDLL
- a CDS encoding YfcC family protein; the protein is MSSQSNNAASNPKKRKLSVPHVYVLLVSLTILAAVGSWILPAGEFTREMNETIHRTVVVPGSFKEIASTPVGPFQTFIAIQKGLVDAAEVFFFVFLAYASWFVVLETKALNAFIGWMLRLFKGKSDYILVAFVYIFGMAASVFGMFEETFGFLPLFVGMSIAMGYDAIVGLATIGMAVGIGYTAAVMNPFTVILAQNFAGIPLLSGWAFRLVTWFVMETLVCWWILRYARKIKKDPAKSYMVGIDMGDLQLDHDELVKTPFTARTRAVCGVVVASIVVLIWGVTQKGWYFNELAGLFIVMGILSGLIGGFNPNRLADVYVKGLRDIVFGCMIIGLSRGVLVVMREGHIVDTVVYYLSLPLQDLPRWLAAEGMLAVQNVINFLIPSGSGQAVVTMPIMAPLSDVLGISRQVAVLAFQFGDGLSNLLWPTALIPIMCAIAHVPLEKWYRFFLPFFLIAVAFQGFFIAAAVALGV
- the cbiM gene encoding cobalt transporter CbiM, with the translated sequence MHISEGVLSVPILVAGAALTVGFTAQGLRSMKAEDVPATGIVSAGLFVASLIHVSLGPSSVHLLLNGISGAILGWAIFPACVVALFLQALLFQFGGLAVLGVNVMDMAFPGLIFGALFRMLFVSRGKWALLLGGFLCSAGGVILTALMTAGVLALNGEGFMAAAKLIVWAHIPVALIEGFVGAMAVLFLAKVRPGMIGRKQGELL
- a CDS encoding YbjN domain-containing protein; translation: MKKFVCMLAVVILCVSACSVAFADSTTLVEKMSVWELRDFLADEGYRPEVENDETCQFKLNGLTVQVFLYDDGSSVQFHCGWSDTGMTMGDVNRWNSEWRLAKAYLDGDGDPHLELDIDLDGGITMQRLRNFMQNCSFFLDKFVSNMD
- a CDS encoding M48 family metallopeptidase; its protein translation is MKTKKINLKKWSLWVLSSLVLLLTVEASDAKVSNAAMERAWDRLSKTTGFEASLHLEDKDETNAYITMEDGKYKIVVFQGLLDIMNTEDQIAGVIAHEIGHGMHGHLESGQKRNAGIGILAAVLSELLDSDTGDIAIGIGATLAVQGYSREQEVEADDAGVEYSYKAGYSAWSLYNAIKRMADDGLVTSPSGFNSHPPTERRMTRLAAQARRWEESGIIKKKADLPKASIPRPKIIQVEGVDPDRSDQSDVLSTYPIDGGLKNVLGIIHREGYAKYSSGKYEEAFSAFAKGLDFYSGNYLAALWAARSAYKAGDEEKARRWIERALSINGRYEPALKFRDEFLE